One Streptomyces hundungensis DNA segment encodes these proteins:
- a CDS encoding GPR1/FUN34/YaaH family transporter, whose amino-acid sequence MDNEVPAGSTTSTLGHLALGLTLLAFGLGTTRVIDGVTVADSVSIATYIGGIGLFVLGVLAFRDQDAFTGTAFAGLGAFWFTWAAGADTKFSSNAAGLFLVLFALLALSLAAGAAGTGLLRQGTYGLLFLALVLLAIGQFAGSSSLAKVAGWVAVVAGAVAWYGATAALAKWPTALPRRAAGRGVTATG is encoded by the coding sequence GTGGACAACGAAGTTCCCGCGGGAAGCACCACCTCCACGCTCGGCCATCTCGCACTCGGACTCACTCTGCTGGCCTTCGGCCTCGGCACCACCCGCGTGATCGACGGCGTGACGGTGGCCGACTCGGTCTCGATCGCCACCTACATCGGCGGCATCGGCCTGTTCGTCCTCGGCGTCCTCGCCTTCCGCGACCAGGACGCGTTCACCGGCACCGCCTTCGCCGGTCTCGGCGCCTTCTGGTTCACCTGGGCCGCGGGCGCGGACACCAAGTTCTCGTCCAACGCCGCCGGCCTCTTCCTGGTCCTGTTCGCGCTCCTCGCGCTCAGCCTGGCCGCCGGCGCGGCGGGTACCGGGCTCCTGCGGCAGGGCACCTACGGACTGCTCTTCCTCGCCCTGGTGCTGCTGGCCATCGGCCAGTTCGCCGGTAGTTCCTCGCTCGCCAAGGTGGCCGGCTGGGTCGCCGTGGTCGCGGGCGCCGTGGCCTGGTACGGGGCGACGGCCGCGCTCGCCAAGTGGCCGACCGCCCTGCCCCGACGCGCCGCCGGCCGGGGGGTGACGGCCACCGGCTGA
- the glmS gene encoding glutamine--fructose-6-phosphate transaminase (isomerizing), translating to MCGIVGYIGKRDVAPLLLEGLARLEYRGYDSAGMVVNTPKSGALKMVKAKGRVRDLEARVPKRFAGTTGIAHTRWATHGAPSDVNSHPHLDPENKVAVVHNGIVDNAAELRVKLEAEGVVFASDTDTEVITHLIARSAADSLEEKVREALKVIEGTYGIAVMHADFADRIVVARNGSPVILGIGEKEMLVASDVAALIAHTRQVVTLNDGEMATLKADDFRTYTTSGTLTNTTPETVEWEAASFDMGGHDTYMHKEMSEQAEAVDRVLRGRIDDRFSTVHLGGLNLDAREARGVRRIKILGCGTSYHAGMIGAGLIEELARIPADAEPASEFRYRNPVVDPDTLYIAVSQSGETYDVLAAVQELKRKGARVLGVVNVVGSAIAREADGGTYVHAGPEVCVVSTKCFTNTVVAFALLALHLGRIRDLSVADGKRIIEGLRKLPGQIEEILAMEPEIEKLAQEYAGAQSMMFIGRVRGYPVALEASLKLKEISYIHAEAYPASELKHGPLALIEPALPTVAIVPNDDLLEKNRAALEEIKARSGRILAVAHQHQEKADHTIVVPKNEDELDPILMGIPLQLFAYHTALAMGRDIDKPRNLAKSVTVE from the coding sequence ATGTGCGGAATCGTCGGTTATATCGGTAAGCGTGATGTCGCGCCGCTGCTGCTGGAAGGCCTGGCGCGGCTGGAGTACCGGGGTTACGACTCCGCGGGCATGGTCGTCAACACCCCCAAGTCCGGGGCCCTGAAGATGGTCAAGGCCAAGGGTCGCGTCCGTGACCTGGAGGCCCGTGTCCCCAAGCGCTTCGCCGGCACCACGGGCATCGCGCACACCCGCTGGGCCACGCACGGCGCCCCGTCCGACGTGAACTCGCACCCGCACCTCGACCCCGAGAACAAGGTCGCCGTCGTCCACAACGGCATCGTCGACAACGCGGCCGAACTGCGCGTCAAGCTGGAGGCCGAGGGCGTCGTCTTCGCCTCCGACACCGACACCGAGGTCATCACCCACCTCATCGCCCGCTCCGCCGCCGACTCCCTGGAGGAGAAGGTCCGCGAGGCGCTCAAGGTGATCGAGGGAACCTACGGCATCGCCGTGATGCACGCCGACTTCGCCGACCGCATCGTGGTGGCCCGCAACGGCTCCCCGGTGATCCTCGGCATCGGCGAGAAGGAGATGCTGGTCGCCTCCGACGTCGCCGCGCTGATCGCCCACACCCGCCAGGTCGTCACCCTCAACGACGGTGAGATGGCGACCCTGAAGGCCGACGACTTCCGGACGTACACGACCTCGGGCACGCTCACCAACACCACCCCCGAGACCGTCGAGTGGGAGGCCGCCTCCTTCGACATGGGCGGCCACGACACGTACATGCACAAGGAGATGAGCGAGCAGGCCGAGGCCGTCGACCGCGTCCTGCGCGGCCGCATCGACGACCGGTTCTCCACCGTTCACCTCGGTGGCCTGAACCTGGACGCCCGCGAGGCCCGCGGTGTGCGCCGCATCAAGATCCTCGGCTGCGGCACCTCGTACCACGCCGGCATGATCGGCGCCGGTCTCATCGAGGAGCTGGCCCGCATCCCCGCGGACGCCGAGCCGGCCTCCGAGTTCCGCTACCGCAACCCGGTCGTGGACCCCGACACCCTCTACATCGCGGTCTCCCAGTCGGGTGAGACCTACGACGTGCTTGCGGCCGTGCAGGAGCTCAAGCGCAAGGGCGCCCGGGTGCTCGGCGTCGTCAACGTCGTCGGCTCCGCGATCGCCCGCGAGGCGGACGGCGGCACCTATGTGCACGCCGGGCCCGAGGTCTGCGTCGTCTCCACCAAGTGCTTCACCAACACGGTCGTCGCCTTCGCGCTGCTCGCCCTGCACCTCGGCCGCATCCGCGACCTGTCGGTGGCCGACGGCAAGCGGATCATCGAGGGTCTGCGCAAGCTGCCCGGCCAGATCGAGGAGATCCTGGCCATGGAGCCGGAGATCGAGAAGCTGGCCCAGGAGTACGCGGGCGCCCAGTCGATGATGTTCATCGGGCGCGTGCGCGGCTACCCGGTCGCCCTGGAGGCCTCCCTGAAGCTCAAGGAGATCTCCTACATCCACGCCGAGGCCTACCCCGCCTCCGAGCTGAAGCACGGCCCGCTCGCGCTGATCGAGCCGGCGCTGCCGACGGTCGCCATCGTCCCCAACGACGACCTCCTGGAGAAGAACCGCGCCGCCCTGGAGGAGATCAAGGCCCGCAGCGGCCGCATCCTCGCCGTCGCGCACCAGCACCAGGAGAAGGCCGACCACACCATCGTCGTGCCGAAGAACGAGGACGAGCTGGACCCAATCCTCATGGGCATCCCGCTCCAACTCTTCGCGTACCACACGGCGTTGGCGATGGGCCGCGACATCGACAAGCCGCGCAACCTGGCCAAGTCGGTCACGGTCGAGTAG
- a CDS encoding beta-N-acetylhexosaminidase → MRQRQRRTFARLLGSLVLVAGAGLTSVGASAAPAAGAPRPLGQIVPAPASVSAGGTAYTIAAATPIRVSGGSPEAQRIGDYLAGVLRPSTGYALPVTAAAGDDGIRLLLGADDDALGDEGYRLTSRGGSLTIAANEPAGLFHGVQTLRQLLPANVEKRTKQSGPWKVAGGTVTDFPRYAYRGAMIDVSRHFFTVDQVERYIDQLALYKINELHLHLSDDQGWRIAVDSWPRLAPYGGQTQVGGAKGGFYTKDDYKAILAHASSRYMEVVPEIDTPGHINAALASYAELNCNGVAPPLYTGTKVGFSSLCVPKDVTYRFFDDVVREIAALTPGRYVHIGGDEAQSTSKEDYETFMDRAQPVVGKYGKTVMAWHQIVEADPVEGAVAQYWGTLGNEAEVAAAARAGTRLVMSPANRAYLDMKYDAKSPLGTNWAGYVEVDKSYQWDPDTFVEGVPAEAVLGVEAPIWSETLSTSAQIEYMAFPRLQGIAEIGWSPASTHDWASYKVRLAQQGPRMAALGIAYYRSPLVPWV, encoded by the coding sequence GTGAGACAGAGACAGCGCAGGACATTCGCCCGGCTCCTCGGCTCCCTGGTTCTGGTGGCGGGCGCCGGGCTCACCAGTGTCGGAGCCTCCGCGGCCCCCGCCGCGGGTGCACCCCGCCCGCTGGGCCAGATCGTGCCGGCCCCCGCCTCCGTCTCGGCCGGCGGCACCGCGTACACCATCGCCGCGGCCACCCCGATCAGGGTCAGCGGCGGCTCCCCCGAGGCGCAGCGGATCGGCGACTACCTGGCGGGCGTGCTGCGCCCCTCCACGGGGTACGCCCTGCCGGTCACCGCCGCCGCGGGCGACGACGGCATCAGACTGCTGCTGGGCGCCGACGACGACGCCCTCGGCGACGAGGGATACCGGCTCACCTCGCGCGGCGGCTCGCTCACCATCGCCGCCAACGAGCCGGCCGGCCTCTTCCACGGCGTCCAGACCCTGCGCCAGCTGCTGCCGGCGAACGTGGAGAAGAGGACGAAGCAGAGCGGACCGTGGAAGGTCGCGGGCGGCACCGTCACCGACTTCCCGCGCTACGCCTACCGCGGCGCGATGATCGACGTCTCCCGGCACTTCTTCACCGTCGACCAGGTCGAGCGCTACATCGACCAGCTCGCCCTCTACAAGATCAACGAGCTGCATCTGCACCTCAGCGACGACCAGGGCTGGCGGATCGCCGTCGACTCCTGGCCCCGGCTCGCCCCCTACGGCGGCCAGACCCAGGTCGGCGGCGCCAAGGGCGGCTTCTACACCAAGGACGACTACAAGGCGATCCTCGCCCACGCCTCCTCCCGCTATATGGAGGTCGTGCCCGAGATCGACACCCCCGGACACATCAACGCGGCCCTCGCCTCCTACGCCGAGCTCAACTGCAACGGCGTCGCACCCCCGCTGTACACCGGCACCAAGGTCGGCTTCAGCTCGCTGTGCGTCCCCAAGGACGTGACGTACAGGTTCTTCGACGACGTGGTGCGCGAGATCGCCGCCCTCACCCCCGGGCGCTATGTCCACATCGGCGGGGACGAGGCGCAGTCCACCTCGAAGGAGGACTACGAGACCTTCATGGACCGGGCCCAGCCGGTCGTCGGCAAGTACGGCAAGACCGTGATGGCCTGGCACCAGATCGTCGAGGCGGACCCGGTGGAGGGGGCCGTCGCCCAGTACTGGGGCACGCTCGGCAACGAGGCGGAGGTGGCGGCCGCGGCGCGGGCCGGCACCCGTCTGGTGATGTCGCCCGCGAACCGCGCCTACCTCGACATGAAGTACGACGCGAAGTCCCCGCTCGGCACCAACTGGGCCGGGTACGTCGAGGTCGACAAGTCCTACCAGTGGGACCCGGACACCTTCGTCGAGGGCGTGCCCGCCGAAGCCGTGCTCGGCGTGGAGGCGCCGATCTGGTCGGAGACGCTCTCCACCAGCGCGCAGATCGAGTACATGGCGTTCCCGCGGCTCCAGGGGATCGCCGAGATCGGCTGGTCACCGGCGTCCACGCACGACTGGGCGTCCTACAAGGTGCGCCTGGCCCAGCAGGGGCCGCGGATGGCGGCGCTCGGCATCGCCTACTACCGCTCGCCGCTGGTGCCCTGGGTCTGA
- a CDS encoding IucA/IucC family protein: MTIDTAVTHLTPELWAEANRLLIRKALAEFAHERLITPEPLGDPHASSTTTRPGEAPFRVRADEGPVEYRFTASRLALDHWQVFPESISRHDGERELPLDALDFFLDLRSSLGLSDAILPVYLEEISSTLSGTAYKLTKPQITSAELARSGFQAIETGMTEGHPCFVANNGRLGFGIHEYLAYAPETASPVRLLWLAARRDRATFTAGAGLDHETLMRDELGGPALDRFAAQLADRGLDSADYLLLPVHPWQWWNKLSVTFAAEIAQERLVLLGEGDDDYLAQQSIRTFFNTSDPAKHYVKTALSVLNMGFMRGLSAAYMEATPAINDWLAGLIAADDTFRAARFSIIRERAAIGYRHEQYERATDRYSAYRKMLAALWRESPVPSLEPGERLATMASLLHVDRDGASFAGALIAESGRAPAEWLRGYLDAYLVPVLHSFYAYDLVFMPHGENVILVLGEDGTVSRAIFKDIAEEIAVMDPDAVLPPAVERIRADVPEELRLLSVFTDVFDCFFRFLNAALATEGILEESVFWRTVAECVTAYQDSHPELADRFKQDDLFAPDFALSCLNRLQLRDNAQMVDLADPAGALQLVGTLANPIA, from the coding sequence ATGACCATCGACACCGCGGTCACCCACCTCACCCCCGAGCTGTGGGCCGAGGCCAACCGGCTCCTGATCCGCAAGGCGCTCGCCGAGTTCGCCCACGAGCGCCTGATCACCCCCGAGCCGCTCGGCGACCCCCACGCTTCCAGCACCACCACCCGGCCGGGGGAGGCCCCCTTCCGGGTCCGCGCCGACGAGGGCCCGGTCGAGTACCGCTTCACCGCCTCCCGGCTCGCCCTCGACCACTGGCAGGTCTTCCCCGAGTCGATCTCCCGCCACGACGGGGAGCGCGAACTGCCACTGGACGCGCTGGACTTCTTCCTCGACCTGCGCTCCTCGCTCGGTCTGAGCGACGCCATCCTGCCGGTCTATCTGGAGGAGATCTCCTCCACGCTCTCCGGCACCGCCTACAAACTGACGAAGCCTCAGATCACCTCCGCCGAGCTGGCGCGCTCCGGCTTCCAGGCCATCGAGACGGGCATGACGGAGGGCCACCCCTGCTTCGTCGCCAACAACGGCCGGCTCGGCTTCGGCATCCACGAGTACCTCGCGTACGCCCCCGAGACCGCGAGTCCGGTGCGGTTGCTGTGGCTGGCGGCCCGCCGCGACCGCGCCACCTTCACGGCGGGCGCGGGGCTCGACCACGAGACGCTGATGCGGGACGAGCTCGGCGGCCCGGCCCTGGACCGGTTCGCCGCCCAACTGGCCGATCGCGGCCTGGACTCGGCTGACTATCTGCTGCTCCCGGTGCACCCCTGGCAGTGGTGGAACAAGCTGTCGGTCACCTTCGCGGCCGAGATCGCCCAGGAGCGTCTGGTGCTGCTCGGCGAGGGCGACGACGACTATCTGGCCCAGCAGTCGATCCGTACCTTCTTCAACACCAGCGACCCGGCCAAGCACTACGTCAAAACGGCGCTTTCGGTCCTCAACATGGGCTTCATGCGGGGGCTTTCGGCCGCGTACATGGAGGCGACGCCCGCCATCAACGACTGGCTCGCGGGCCTGATCGCCGCCGACGACACCTTCCGCGCGGCCCGGTTCTCGATCATCCGCGAGCGGGCGGCGATCGGCTACCGCCACGAGCAGTACGAGCGGGCCACCGACCGCTACTCCGCCTACCGCAAGATGCTGGCCGCGCTGTGGCGCGAGAGCCCGGTGCCGTCCCTGGAGCCGGGCGAGCGGCTCGCCACGATGGCCTCCCTGCTGCACGTCGACCGCGACGGCGCCTCGTTCGCGGGCGCGCTGATCGCCGAGTCGGGCCGCGCCCCCGCCGAGTGGCTGCGCGGCTATCTGGACGCCTATCTGGTGCCGGTGCTGCACTCGTTCTACGCGTACGACCTGGTGTTCATGCCGCACGGCGAGAACGTGATCCTGGTGCTCGGCGAGGACGGCACGGTCTCGCGTGCGATCTTCAAGGACATCGCCGAGGAGATCGCGGTGATGGACCCGGACGCGGTCCTGCCGCCGGCCGTGGAGCGGATCCGTGCGGACGTCCCCGAGGAGCTGCGGCTCCTGTCGGTGTTCACCGACGTCTTCGACTGCTTCTTCCGCTTCCTGAACGCGGCCCTGGCGACCGAGGGGATCCTGGAGGAGTCGGTGTTCTGGCGGACGGTGGCCGAATGCGTCACCGCCTACCAGGACTCCCACCCCGAACTGGCCGACCGGTTCAAGCAGGACGACCTGTTCGCGCCCGACTTCGCGCTCTCCTGTCTGAACCGTCTGCAACTGCGCGACAACGCCCAGATGGTGGACCTGGCCGACCCGGCGGGCGCCCTCCAGCTGGTGGGCACGCTGGCCAACCCCATCGCCTGA
- a CDS encoding GNAT family N-acetyltransferase: protein MSPQTSLGSLTFRPLDPLSDAELVHSWVTHPKAAFWLMGDAKLQDVEREYMAITAHPHHHALIGLHEGEPAFLMEHYDPRHVELVGLYEPLPGDVGMHFLVAPTEAPLHGFTRAVITAVMEELFADPATERVVVEPDVANTAVHALNEAVGFEIAGRIAKPEKDAYLSFCTREQFRTALARKAAAR, encoded by the coding sequence ATGAGCCCCCAGACCTCCCTCGGGTCCCTCACCTTCCGCCCGCTCGACCCGCTCAGCGACGCCGAGCTCGTGCACTCCTGGGTGACGCACCCCAAGGCCGCGTTCTGGCTGATGGGGGACGCCAAACTCCAGGACGTCGAGCGCGAGTACATGGCGATCACCGCCCATCCGCACCATCACGCGCTCATCGGCCTGCACGAGGGCGAGCCCGCCTTCCTGATGGAGCACTACGACCCGCGCCACGTCGAACTGGTCGGCCTGTACGAGCCGTTGCCGGGCGACGTCGGCATGCACTTCCTGGTCGCGCCCACCGAGGCACCGCTGCACGGCTTCACCCGAGCCGTCATCACCGCCGTGATGGAGGAGCTGTTCGCCGACCCGGCGACCGAGCGCGTCGTCGTCGAGCCGGACGTCGCCAACACGGCGGTGCACGCCCTGAACGAGGCCGTCGGTTTCGAGATCGCCGGGCGCATCGCCAAGCCCGAGAAGGACGCCTATCTGTCCTTCTGCACCCGTGAACAGTTCCGTACGGCCCTGGCCCGTAAGGCGGCAGCACGATGA
- a CDS encoding lysine N(6)-hydroxylase/L-ornithine N(5)-oxygenase family protein, whose protein sequence is MSTRPETPGTGEAYDFIGIGLGPFNLGLACLAEPIEELNGLFLETKPDFEWHSGMFLEGAHLQTPFLSDLVTLADPTSPYSFLNYLKESGRLYSFYIRENFYPLRTEYNDYCRWAAAKLSSVRFNRTVREVTYDESDQTYLVATTTGEAYRARRLVLGTGTPPHLPEPCRGLGGDLLHNSRYLEHREALQKKQSITVVGSGQSAAEIYYDLLSEIDVHGYRLNWVTRSPRFFPLEYTKLTLEMTSPEYIDYFHALPEATRYRLESTQKGLFKGIDSELINAIFDLLYQKSLKGPVPTRLLSNSALTAAGYDTTSGTYTLGLRQEEQEKDYTLSTQGLVLATGYRYAEPEFLAPVSDRLRRDGRGRFDVARNYSIDTTGHGVFLQNAGVHTHSITSPDLGMGAYRNAYIIGELLGREYYRVEKSIAFQEFAI, encoded by the coding sequence TTGTCCACGCGTCCTGAAACCCCCGGCACCGGTGAGGCGTACGACTTCATCGGGATCGGGCTCGGCCCCTTCAACCTCGGCCTCGCCTGCCTCGCCGAGCCCATCGAGGAACTGAACGGCCTCTTCCTGGAGACCAAGCCGGACTTCGAGTGGCACTCGGGGATGTTCTTGGAGGGCGCGCACCTCCAGACCCCGTTCCTCTCCGACCTGGTCACCCTCGCCGACCCGACCTCGCCGTACTCCTTCCTCAACTACCTGAAGGAATCGGGCCGGTTGTACTCGTTCTACATCCGGGAGAACTTCTATCCGCTGCGCACCGAGTACAACGACTACTGCCGCTGGGCCGCCGCGAAGCTGAGCTCGGTCCGCTTCAACCGGACCGTCCGCGAGGTGACGTACGACGAGAGCGACCAGACCTACCTCGTCGCCACCACCACCGGCGAGGCCTACCGCGCCCGGCGGCTCGTGCTGGGCACCGGCACTCCCCCGCATCTGCCCGAGCCCTGCCGCGGCCTGGGCGGGGACCTGCTGCACAACTCCCGCTACCTGGAGCACAGGGAAGCGCTCCAGAAGAAGCAGTCGATCACGGTCGTGGGCTCGGGCCAGTCGGCCGCGGAGATCTACTACGACCTGCTCTCCGAGATCGACGTCCACGGCTACCGGCTGAACTGGGTGACGCGCTCGCCCCGCTTCTTCCCGCTGGAGTACACCAAGCTCACCCTGGAGATGACGTCCCCGGAGTACATCGACTACTTCCACGCGCTGCCCGAGGCGACCCGCTACCGGCTCGAATCGACGCAGAAGGGCCTGTTCAAGGGCATCGACTCGGAGCTGATCAACGCCATCTTCGACCTGCTGTACCAGAAGAGCCTCAAGGGTCCCGTCCCCACCAGACTTCTGTCCAACTCGGCGCTCACGGCGGCCGGTTACGACACCACCAGCGGTACGTACACGCTGGGTCTGCGCCAGGAGGAGCAGGAGAAGGACTACACGCTCAGCACCCAGGGCCTGGTGCTCGCCACCGGCTACCGGTACGCCGAGCCGGAGTTCCTCGCGCCCGTCTCGGACCGGCTGCGGCGCGACGGCCGGGGGCGTTTCGACGTGGCCCGCAACTACTCCATCGACACCACCGGCCACGGCGTCTTCCTCCAGAACGCCGGGGTGCACACCCACTCGATCACCTCGCCCGACCTCGGCATGGGCGCCTACCGCAACGCGTACATCATCGGCGAGCTGCTCGGCCGTGAGTACTACCGGGTCGAGAAGTCCATCGCCTTCCAGGAGTTCGCCATATGA
- a CDS encoding pyridoxal phosphate-dependent decarboxylase family protein — MRAHLLNDTTAEHYRRSVTEGVERVARKLATTRRPFSGVGVDDLAPVIDRIDLDAPLGDTSAVLDELEDVYLRDAVYFHHPRYLAHLNCPVVIPAVLGEAVLSAVNSSLDTWDQSAGGTLIERRLIDWTAGRIGLGPAADGVFTSGGTQSNLQSLLLAREEAKTTDLARLRVFASECSHFSVQKSAQLLGMGRDSVVSIPTDHDKRMQTLALARALERCVSEGNVPMAVVATAGTTDFGSIDPLPGIAELCAQYGAWMHVDAAYGCGLLASPTPARRALLDGIERADSVTVDYHKSFFQPVSSSAVLVRDASTLRHATYHADYLNPRRAAEERIPNQVDKSLQTTRRFDALKLWMTLRTMGADGLGSLFDEVCELAEQGWQLLAADPRYDVVVQPTLSTLVFRYIPATITSPAEIDRANLYARKALFASGEAVVAGTKSGGRQYLKFTLLNPETGVDDIAAVLDLIAGHAEQYLGENLVHAS; from the coding sequence ATGCGTGCGCACCTGCTCAACGACACGACCGCGGAGCACTACCGCCGCTCCGTGACCGAAGGAGTCGAGCGGGTGGCGCGCAAACTCGCCACGACGCGGCGGCCGTTCAGCGGCGTCGGCGTGGACGACCTCGCGCCCGTCATCGACCGCATCGACCTCGACGCCCCGCTCGGCGACACCTCCGCCGTGCTCGACGAGCTGGAGGACGTCTACCTCCGCGACGCCGTCTACTTCCACCACCCCCGCTACCTCGCCCACCTCAACTGCCCGGTCGTCATCCCGGCCGTCCTCGGCGAGGCGGTGCTGTCCGCCGTCAACTCCTCCCTCGACACCTGGGACCAGAGCGCCGGCGGCACCCTCATCGAGCGGCGCCTCATCGACTGGACCGCGGGGCGGATAGGCCTGGGGCCCGCCGCCGACGGCGTGTTCACCAGTGGCGGCACCCAGTCCAACCTCCAGTCGCTGCTGCTCGCCCGCGAGGAGGCCAAGACCACCGACCTGGCGCGGCTGCGCGTGTTCGCCTCCGAGTGCAGCCACTTCAGCGTGCAGAAGTCCGCCCAACTCCTGGGCATGGGGCGGGACTCGGTGGTGTCAATCCCCACCGACCACGACAAGCGGATGCAGACCCTGGCCCTGGCCCGCGCCCTGGAGCGCTGTGTGAGCGAGGGCAATGTGCCCATGGCGGTCGTCGCGACCGCCGGCACCACCGACTTCGGCTCCATCGACCCGCTGCCCGGGATCGCCGAGCTGTGCGCCCAGTACGGGGCGTGGATGCATGTGGACGCGGCCTACGGCTGCGGTCTGCTCGCCTCGCCGACCCCGGCCCGCCGCGCGCTGCTCGACGGCATCGAGCGGGCCGACTCCGTCACCGTCGACTACCACAAGTCCTTCTTCCAGCCGGTGAGTTCGAGCGCCGTTCTGGTCCGTGACGCGAGCACCCTGCGCCACGCCACGTACCACGCCGACTACCTCAACCCGCGCCGCGCGGCCGAGGAGCGCATCCCCAACCAGGTGGACAAGTCGCTCCAGACCACCCGCCGTTTCGACGCCCTGAAACTGTGGATGACCCTGCGCACCATGGGCGCCGACGGCCTCGGCTCGCTCTTCGACGAGGTGTGTGAACTGGCGGAGCAGGGCTGGCAGTTGCTGGCTGCCGACCCGCGCTACGACGTCGTCGTTCAGCCCACCCTGTCCACCCTGGTCTTCCGCTACATCCCCGCCACCATCACCTCGCCCGCCGAGATCGACCGGGCCAACCTCTACGCCCGCAAGGCGCTGTTCGCGTCCGGTGAGGCCGTCGTCGCCGGGACCAAGTCCGGTGGCCGCCAGTACCTGAAATTCACTCTGCTCAACCCCGAGACGGGCGTCGACGACATCGCCGCCGTGCTCGATCTGATCGCCGGCCACGCCGAGCAGTACCTGGGAGAGAACCTTGTCCACGCGTCCTGA
- a CDS encoding siderophore-interacting protein — MPAPAETAIAPFRLFDLRVVRARRLGRSLMRVTFGGFGDEDLSSFAAGGRDQSLSLFLPHPGQEAPVLPPVDDADGWWAAYRALPDGIRAVMRSYTVRAQRRAPLGGPGEIDIDFALHGDGGPASRWARSVRAGGRVTVLGPAVADNTAVRFRPPAGTDSVVIWADETALPAAAGILEWLPSGLPAQVWITAPATPEALPRVTAADARVTWLPSVSPLDAIRSAPLPGASPYVWIAGEASHVRSLRRHFVGERGLERGRVTFVGYWRRGRTEDDLRAA; from the coding sequence ATGCCCGCACCGGCCGAGACCGCCATCGCCCCCTTCCGCCTCTTCGATCTGCGCGTGGTACGGGCCCGGCGGCTCGGCCGTTCGCTGATGCGGGTCACCTTCGGCGGCTTCGGCGACGAGGACCTCTCGTCGTTCGCCGCCGGGGGCCGCGACCAGAGCCTCTCCCTCTTCCTGCCGCACCCAGGCCAGGAAGCACCCGTCCTTCCGCCCGTCGACGACGCGGACGGCTGGTGGGCCGCCTACCGCGCGCTCCCCGACGGCATACGGGCCGTCATGCGTTCGTACACGGTCCGGGCGCAGCGCCGCGCTCCCCTGGGCGGGCCCGGCGAGATCGACATCGACTTCGCGCTGCATGGGGACGGCGGGCCGGCCTCCCGCTGGGCGCGTTCGGTGCGGGCCGGTGGCCGGGTCACGGTGCTCGGTCCTGCCGTCGCGGACAACACGGCGGTACGTTTCCGACCGCCGGCCGGGACCGACTCCGTCGTCATCTGGGCCGACGAGACGGCGCTGCCCGCCGCGGCCGGCATCCTCGAATGGCTGCCCTCCGGGCTGCCCGCCCAGGTCTGGATCACCGCGCCCGCGACGCCGGAGGCGCTGCCGCGGGTGACGGCGGCGGACGCGCGGGTGACGTGGCTGCCCTCCGTCTCCCCCCTGGACGCGATCCGCTCGGCCCCCCTGCCCGGGGCCTCCCCCTACGTCTGGATCGCCGGGGAGGCGTCCCATGTACGGTCGTTGCGGAGGCACTTCGTGGGGGAGCGGGGTTTGGAGCGGGGGCGGGTGACGTTTGTGGGGTACTGGCGGCGGGGCCGCACGGAAGACGACCTCCGCGCAGCCTAA